A window of Candidatus Nitrospira allomarina genomic DNA:
GATGAACGAATGGGTTCATCAAGGAATTGGTCAAAATGGTGGACAGTGTTTCTTTCAATCTCTTCATCGGAAAAGGAGACTTGACCAGACAGAGCAGAGATATCTTCGGACCCATTGTGAACGTTACGATGGTCCCGGCTGGCACAGCCAATGCCGAAGATTGCTTGGGGTTAGGAATGGGTCTCTGAATGAAATTCCATTATTCGTTGTTTAAGAAAACCTACATGATTTTCATTGATTTTGATACTAGGAGAAGGTGAAAAATGTTGTCAAGGTTTATGCGTGCTCCCTTCTTGGGGTGTTTCTGAGAATAGCACATGCCTAAGATGTTGCCTTTACAAGGAATCCTATCAAGAATATAATCTGGCACCTTGATCCCAACATGATGATTGTCTCCTCATTTCTCTGGCTTCCCCCCATTACCACCAGCATCTCTAAGGTTTAACTGTTGGGGACCAAATTGAAGGGGCAATTCTGCTGTCCCGCTGACCATACAAATTTTTTGTGATACACCCTTCTGGTTTCTTCCATCGCTTTAGAGATGCCCAATGGATCTAGTGTTGCCTGGGTCACTGGGTCTTGGGCACAAGATGAGGCGTTCCGGGATTTCTCTCTTTCCTTTTGTCAGCCTTTTTCTCCTTGTTGGCCTTCTTGTGGTAGGAACACTTTCGTTTGAGAGGCCGGTGTTGGCCCAATCTTCCCAGTCCCATATCGAGGTCATTGAAATTGAAGGAAACCAGCATATTGAAGACCTGGCAATTTTAGGAAAATTATCCATCAAACCAGGTGATGTATTTACCCAAGAGTCCATTCGGGAACAAATTCAGCTTATTTATGGGATGGGGTTTTTTGAGGAAGTCGAAGTCTCAACCGAAGTCAGGGCCAATGGAGTCCTGGTGGTCTTTCGTGTGAAGGAAAAGCCGTTTACGATCGAAGTGGTGTTTGATGGGAATGAAGAGTTGTCAGACGATAAACTGAACGAAAAAAATACCGTAAAAAATCAGGTGTTTTTGGATAAAGAACAGGTAAAGATTTCTGTAGAAAATTTTCGATCGTTGTATCACGACAAGGGCTTTTACCATGCTCAAATTATTCCTATCACGGATATGATCGAGAACAATCAAGTACGATTGACCTTTTATATCGAAGAGGGGAGTCAGGCCCATATTCGCACAATCGTATTTGAAGGCCGTAATGTCATCCAGAAGAAGGAATTGACGTCCTTTATGGCCAACCGGGAATATTCCTGGCCCTGGTCAATTTTTTCGGATGCCGGCATCCTTCATCGGGATGAGCTGCCGAATGATGTCGAACGGATTAAAGAAGTGTATCTCAATAAAGGCTATTTAGATGTCCAGGTGGGGATGCCTCGCATGGAGTTGGATGAGAAGAAAGAATGGTTTACTTTGGTCTTCCCGATTGTCGAAGGAGAGCCCTATGTGGTGAGTCAAATCGAGTATACCGGAAATACGCTCTTTTCTGATGCAGAATTGCGGGAAGGATTGATTATTGAGCCTGGTGAAGTGTTTCAGCGTGCAAAAATCCGTGATGAGATTACCCGGTTGACGGATTTATACGGCAGTCGTGGTTATGCGTTTGCCGAGGCCAATCCTTCGGTAGAGCCTGATCCCCCCACTCGGAGCACTCGAATTGGTTTTTCCATTGAAGAAGGAGAAATGGTCAGAATTCAAGATATCCGCATCACCGGGAATAATAAAACGCGGGACAATGTGATCCGGCGTGAATTGCGGGTGGATGAACGGGATATGATCGATTCCCCGGCAATAAAACGAAGTTTCGAACGTCTGAATAATTTAAATTTTTTTGAAACTGTGGAAATTCTTCCCAAACAAATTGCTCCAGGAGAAGTCGATTTAGAGGTTAAAGTCAAGGAAAAACCTACCGGCTCCTTCAGCATTGGCGGAGGGTTCAGTACCTTGGACCAATTCACATTGATTGCGGATATTACCGAGGGAAATTTATTCGGGCGTGGGTATTTAGCCAGGATTCGAGGGCAGGTAGGAGGACGGCGTACTCTGGGAACTATAACCTTTCGAAATCCGGCTATTTTTGATACCTTAACCTCCGGCCAGGCAGATTTGTTCAGCTCGCGAACCAATTTTCTGACGTACCTTGAAAAGAAGCAAGGGGCCAATCTGACGTTTGGTCGGGGTTTTTCTGAATACCTGACGGGTACCTTTACCCTGGTAGCTGAGAAGATCAAGATTGATGATGTGGAATCGGATGCCAACGATCTCATTAAAGACCAGGAAGGCACGCAGTCCACGACCGGGTTCCGTGCCTCTTTATTCAGGGATTCGCGTGATTATTATTTAGACCCCCGGCGTGGCACTCGAATCGGTGTCATCGCGAGTTTTGGAACGGATGCCCTTGGGGGGACAAATAATTTTTATAGTGCATCGTTTGATGCCATGAAATTTACCCCCTTGCCATTTTGGGATTTTCGTCATTCTATTCGGGGACGGATTGGATACGGAGACGGATTTAATGGTTCGGATTTCCCCATTCCGGAGTTTTTCTATGTGGGAGGCATCAACACCGTGCGGGGATTTAAATATGGTCGTGCCGGGCCGGTGACCGATAGTAACGATCCTGAGGGTGGCAATAAACAAATCATTATCAATAATGATTTGATCTTTCCGGTGTTGCCAGATGCCAAGTTGAACGGCGTCATTTTCTTCGATTATGGAAGAGGATTTTCACAAGGAGATAAATTGGATTTTGATCTTCGAATGGCTGCAGGTATGGAGGTGAGGTGGATTTCCCCATTTGGTCCTCTTCGGGCGGCGTATGGCCGACCGATCGATGGCCCAAAGGATGACAGAAAGTGGGTATTCGAGTTTTCCGTGGGATCGGTCTTTTAGATAAGTTTGCACCAAGACCACGTGGGATGGCGAGGGGGAGGAGAGAACATATAATGAGGAAGACAGGAGTTGGGGGTATCGGAGGGTGGATGACTTTGGGAAGTCTGGTCCTGAGTTTTGCCTGGGGTTGCACGGCTATAGCGCCCAACAATCCATCGGATCTCCCGGTCGGCGTTGTTGATCCTCAGCGGATATTGGCTGAAACGGTCAAGGGGAAACGGCTGTCGGATGCGCTGAATGCCTTCATGAAGGATCGGCAGACACTTGTGGAATTAGAGCAAAAGGAATTGCGTAAGTTGGAAAGTGAATTGATGGCCCAAAGTACGGTGTTAAGTCAGGAGGCCAGAGATCGGAAGGAAGAACAGTTCAGGGAAAAAATGGCCGGGTATCAGCAAAAGGTAGCCGATTTAAACAGAGAAGTCCAAGAAAAACAACGCGAATTGCAAAACGAATTTCGTCTCCAGGTGCAAAAGGTGGTAACGGAAGTTGCCGGTCAGCGTGGCCTGGGCTTGGTCTTAGAATATGGTGTGAATTCAGGCACGTTGTTTTATCAACCCGGCCTGGATATTTCTACTGAGGTTATTCAGGCGCTGGATCGGGAGAGCGGAGAGATTCGCATACCCTAGTCAAAGGGTGGCTCATGGTCATAAGGGACCAATAGTGCCAGAGTAACATTGAGAGAAAGGGGTCAGTATGGCTGAGAGCGAGTTAGATATTCTCCAGATTCAGGCATTACTCCCACACAGGTATCCCTTCTTGTTAGTGGATCGGATCCTTGAATTCCAAGATGGGACGCGGATTGTGGGCATTAAAAACGTCACGGCCAACGAACAGTTTTTTCAAGGGCATTTCCCAGGGTACCCCATTATGCCTGGTGTGTTACTTCTAGAAGTGATGGCACAGGTTGGCGGGGTATTGGCCAGAAAAACGGCGATGGGGACGGGGCGCCCCACCGTTTTTCTCACCGGAATTGAAAAAGCCAAGTTTCGTCGACCGGTCGTTCCCGGCGATCAATTGCGGGTTGAGGTGGAGGTGATCCGGAGAAAAGATCCTTTTTGGAAGATGGCCGGGAAAATCTTGGTCGAGTCCTCCTTAGTCTGCGAAGCCGAAATGACCGCCATGGTCAAAGTCGAAGAAAGTGAGGCCTAGCTACAGGCAACAGGATTGTTGCGCGAAGTCTGGCTTTGAATTCATGTTCAACGCAATAAAGTGAGAATTTGATGAATATTCATCCCACAGCAATTGTCCATCCCAAAGCTACAATAGGTGAAGATGTCGTCATCGGGCCTTATTGTGTCGTGGGGGAACATGTCACGATTGGAGATCAAACCGAATTAGTGGCACATGTGTGTATAGAGGGGCATACGGACATTGGCCGGTGCTGCCGGTTTTTCCCATTTGTGTCTATTGGAACCCCTCCGCAGCATTTGCAATATAAAGATGAGCCCACCAGAGTCTGTCTCGGGGATCATAATATTGTTCGTGAGAATGTGACGATTAATCGAGGGACAGCTTTTGGAAGCGGAGTGACCAGAATCGGGCACCATAATTTTTTCATGGCCTATACCCATGTGGCCCATGATTGCGAGCTGGGTAATTATATT
This region includes:
- the fabZ gene encoding 3-hydroxyacyl-ACP dehydratase FabZ — protein: MAESELDILQIQALLPHRYPFLLVDRILEFQDGTRIVGIKNVTANEQFFQGHFPGYPIMPGVLLLEVMAQVGGVLARKTAMGTGRPTVFLTGIEKAKFRRPVVPGDQLRVEVEVIRRKDPFWKMAGKILVESSLVCEAEMTAMVKVEESEA
- the bamA gene encoding outer membrane protein assembly factor BamA; the encoded protein is MDLVLPGSLGLGHKMRRSGISLFPFVSLFLLVGLLVVGTLSFERPVLAQSSQSHIEVIEIEGNQHIEDLAILGKLSIKPGDVFTQESIREQIQLIYGMGFFEEVEVSTEVRANGVLVVFRVKEKPFTIEVVFDGNEELSDDKLNEKNTVKNQVFLDKEQVKISVENFRSLYHDKGFYHAQIIPITDMIENNQVRLTFYIEEGSQAHIRTIVFEGRNVIQKKELTSFMANREYSWPWSIFSDAGILHRDELPNDVERIKEVYLNKGYLDVQVGMPRMELDEKKEWFTLVFPIVEGEPYVVSQIEYTGNTLFSDAELREGLIIEPGEVFQRAKIRDEITRLTDLYGSRGYAFAEANPSVEPDPPTRSTRIGFSIEEGEMVRIQDIRITGNNKTRDNVIRRELRVDERDMIDSPAIKRSFERLNNLNFFETVEILPKQIAPGEVDLEVKVKEKPTGSFSIGGGFSTLDQFTLIADITEGNLFGRGYLARIRGQVGGRRTLGTITFRNPAIFDTLTSGQADLFSSRTNFLTYLEKKQGANLTFGRGFSEYLTGTFTLVAEKIKIDDVESDANDLIKDQEGTQSTTGFRASLFRDSRDYYLDPRRGTRIGVIASFGTDALGGTNNFYSASFDAMKFTPLPFWDFRHSIRGRIGYGDGFNGSDFPIPEFFYVGGINTVRGFKYGRAGPVTDSNDPEGGNKQIIINNDLIFPVLPDAKLNGVIFFDYGRGFSQGDKLDFDLRMAAGMEVRWISPFGPLRAAYGRPIDGPKDDRKWVFEFSVGSVF
- a CDS encoding OmpH family outer membrane protein, translating into MRKTGVGGIGGWMTLGSLVLSFAWGCTAIAPNNPSDLPVGVVDPQRILAETVKGKRLSDALNAFMKDRQTLVELEQKELRKLESELMAQSTVLSQEARDRKEEQFREKMAGYQQKVADLNREVQEKQRELQNEFRLQVQKVVTEVAGQRGLGLVLEYGVNSGTLFYQPGLDISTEVIQALDRESGEIRIP